One genomic segment of Komagataella phaffii GS115 chromosome 4, complete sequence includes these proteins:
- a CDS encoding ER membrane protein involved in regulation of OLE1 transcription, acts with homolog Spt23p, with protein sequence MNEASLDIFLANLPYDNTVSHEEDQEKLDRNGNDDVLDEFLDANIYDNISSSKHDETLGGTSQMPPVGLLQPPSDNNNDSNVSYYMDNDLCINPVTPPGSHLGDSTIDRKHVSIDSFLGSERSLKTDDSQFYEYERSREELIRLKFGPSRDTCASSECPLQISNENDVGYVLPSPKNNFSIPSNYLSLEPERLPYSLRIGGLPVSSRVETQIKIELSISPAPPQFLLHLPNDTIAKSKLCLNGDIPVSMQPHLLYLDTFVVTSDSNSVGDAQSCNVCSKCVRRELKRASRRKNGSTEDGASWSLSTPRRAIIFNCKEIVSFPAPTGTMAEKKIDLLSRIVCYCRHHQESKGFKLMFVLRNSKGEVLGKCFSGNIMIMDRKKNVQSSGVSLKGNHPLSPTSIDESSTDCTQSQNETLLQGQLGSQRGSKRQKRPWSDVNAVAASLKKEPTSPNTADVARSPTSRIGSIASASGSSTTPDRNTNYCSSTSITSTSSQGMKGVHCFQVPPPIIKSDVSNKPTIQRIIPAQGPVRGGIEVTLLGSNFRPGLAVKFGSNLALATHCWSESTIVTYLPPSSQPGQVLVTFEDANSGEQDVSLPATQVFTYLDDSDRQLIELALQIVGLKMNGKLEDAKNIAKRIVGHTGENSVAQSVQNSPEMLNNIENAVHQEWLSTATTTVKELTKENWEQEILLLKVMELMELPNCPISKPNFSLCTPEGHTLLHLAAMKGYVNLVLFLIERGCKIDHKDINDLTPLHLALVNGQREVSELLIRCRASLSMKINNQVNVEDITDSNVLDLIGIGVRSDQLLDRRLSSDSLTSIFSNIDESALEYKVSRMVYEVHDSTEQQRSSSFADFILYDQEEEDADDENMSSDNDELPVSADSVPTDSESEKTDSAPAIDSETDTITSDYDGNKRTKLKLWRKVQNVFQPVNKSFAHSVDSLPEENLPSYDDLFPNDSSIRSLMKFTTSSFTKDAQERQISDMPETLIDGSVDIVRDFGSEEATKTFQYSFASQNSRKSVLNDKRLFFIWLPMLLMMLPILFISKFEMAKQTDYKQSYDHFVQLLRSVLVSVMLGKEQVSTMLRGQLNNLNTVMS encoded by the coding sequence TACGATAGATCGGAAACATGTCTCTATCGATTCCTTCTTGGGCAGTGAACGATCTCTTAAAACAGATGATTCACAATTTTACGAGTACGAAAGATCCCGAGAGGAGCTGATTAGATTGAAGTTTGGTCCAAGTAGAGATACTTGCGCTAGCTCAGAATGCCCACTACAAATAAGCAATGAAAACGATGTCGGTTACGTGCTGCCGTCTCCGAagaacaatttttcaatacCCTCCAATTATCTTTCTTTAGAACCAGAACGTTTACCCTACTCATTAAGAATAGGTGGATTGCCAGTTTCATCCAGAGTTGAAACCCAGATCAAGATTGAGCTTTCCATTTCTCCTGCGCCGCCCCAATTCTTACTTCACCTACCCAACGACACTATTGCAAAATCGAAACTTTGTCTGAATGGTGATATTCCTGTAAGTATGCAGCCACACTTACTTTATCTCGATACTTTTGTTGTTACTAGCGATTCGAACTCAGTTGGTGACGCACAATCATGCAATGTTTGTAGCAAGTGTGTTCGTAGAGAACTTAAGAGAGCATCGAGGCGAAAGAATGGATCTACAGAGGATGGTGCAAGCTGGAGTCTGAGTACACCAAGAAGGGCTATAATTTTTAATTGCAAAGAGATTGTTTCTTTCCCAGCACCAACGGGGACTATGGctgaaaaaaagattgatctACTTTCCCGAATAGTTTGCTATTGCAGGCATCATCAAGAGTCTAAAGGATTCAAGCTGATGTTTGTTTTGAGAAATTCCAAAGGTGAAGTTCTAGGCAAGTGCTTTTCGGGTAACATTATGATTATGGACAGGAAAAAGAATGTGCAATCGAGCGGTGTCTCGCTTAAAGGCAATCATCCACTTTCTCCAACTTCCATTGATGAATCATCGACAGATTGTACTCAATCTCAAAACGAGACCCTGCTACAAGGACAGCTCGGATCCCAAAGGGGGTCGAAACGTCAAAAGAGACCCTGGAGTGATGTTAACGCCGTTGCAGCCTCTCTCAAAAAGGAACCTACAAGTCCTAATACTGCTGATGTGGCCAGGTCTCCTACGAGTAGGATCGGCTCTATTGCAAGTGCTTCTGGAAGTAGTACAACGCCAGATCGCAACACAAACTACTGCtcatcaacatcaataACAAGCACCTCTTCTCAGGGAATGAAGGGAGTACATTGCTTTCAGGTACCTCCGCCTATTATTAAGTCCGACGTTTCAAATAAGCCCACAATCCAGAGAATAATACCCGCCCAGGGGCCAGTTAGAGGCGGTATCGAAGTCACTCTCCTTGGTTCCAACTTTCGTCCGGGGCTTGCGGTAAAGTTCGGTTCTAACTTGGCATTGGCGACTCATTGTTGGTCAGAATCCACTATCGTTACATACTTACCCCCATCTTCACAACCTGGTCAGGTTTTAGTAACTTTCGAGGATGCAAACTCAGGAGAACAAGATGTGAGCCTACCTGCTACGCAGGTGTTCACATATCTGGACGATTCTGACAGACAGCTAATTGAACTCGCCTTACAGATTGTGggtttgaagatgaatggaaaattggaagatgCAAAAAATATCGCTAAACGTATTGTTGGTCATACGGGTGAAAATTCGGTAGCACAGAGTGTTCAGAACTCACCAGAAATGTTGAacaacattgaaaatgCCGTACATCAGGAATGGTTGTCGACAGCAACAACTACCGTTAAGGAATTAACGAAAGAGAACTGGGAACAAGAGATCTTACTTTTGAAGGTTATGGAGCTAATGGAGCTTCCCAATTGCCCAATTTCAAAgccaaatttttctttatgTACTCCTGAGGGACACACACTATTACATTTGGCTGCAATGAAAGGTTACGTGAATTTAGTGTTATTTTTGATAGAGAGGGGATGCAAAATTGACCATAAGGATATCAATGACTTAACTCCCTTACACCTAGCCCTGGTAAACGGGCAAAGAGAGGTATCTGAATTATTAATTCGGTGTAGAGCCTCTTTATCTATGAAGATAAACAATCAGGTTAATGTTGAAGATATCACCGATTCTAACGTTTTAGACCTAATAGGAATTGGTGTCAGGTCAGATCAATTGTTAGACAGAAGGCTCTCTTCTGATTCGCTCACTTCGATATTCAGTAATATTGATGAAAGTGCGCTTGAATACAAAGTTTCACGTATGGTCTACGAAGTTCATGACAGCACAGAGCAGCAAAGGTCAAGTAGTTTTGCCGATTTTATTCTTTACGAtcaagaagaggaagatgcAGATGATGAGAATATGAGTAGTGATAATGATGAACTCCCCGTTTCTGCTGATTCTGTCCCTACagattctgaatctgaaaaaacGGATAGTGCGCCAGCTATCGATTCAGAAACGGATACCATTACTTCGGATTATGACGGAAATAAACGAACTAAATTGAAATTGTGGAGAAAGGTTCAAAATGTTTTCCAACCCGTCAACAAATCCTTTGCCCACTCCGTGGATAGCTTACCTGAAGAGAACTTACCTAGTTATGATGATCTTTTCCCTAATGACTCATCTATCAGATCCCTAATGAAGTTTACTACGTCTTCCTTCACAAAAGATGCCCAAGAACGTCAAATTTCTGATATGCCTGAAACGTTAATAGATGGCAGCGTCGATATTGTTCGAGATTTCGGTTCTGAAGAGGCTACTAAGACGTTTCAATACAGTTTTGCTAGTCAAAATAGCCGTAAATCTGTGCTGAATGATAAAAGGCTGTTTTTCATTTGGTTACCTATGCTATTAATGATGCTGCCTATCCTATTTATAAGTAAATTTGAAATGGCAAAACAAACAGACTACAAGCAGTCGTATGACCATTTTGTTCAACTTCTACGATCTGTTTTGGTCTCAGTTATGCTGGGTAAGGAACAAGTGAGCACTATGTTGAGGGGGCAATTGAATAATCTGAATACAGTAATGTCATGA